One Cryobacterium psychrophilum DNA segment encodes these proteins:
- a CDS encoding DUF302 domain-containing protein — MRGSGRNGQNKITGGPHELRTHRHRFPALAQRALTAEPDLGLLLPCNVVIRRGPNACETVVQAIDPQGMVQLSDNPAIQAVAADADARLRTFLKNLESAARA; from the coding sequence ATGCGCGGGTCTGGGCGCAACGGACAGAACAAGATCACGGGAGGACCACATGAGCTACGCACCCACCGTCACCGTTTCCCTGCCCTCGCGCAGCGCGCTCTGACCGCAGAACCAGACCTGGGGCTGCTGCTGCCGTGCAATGTCGTCATCCGCCGCGGCCCCAATGCCTGCGAGACCGTGGTGCAGGCCATTGACCCGCAGGGAATGGTTCAGCTCAGCGACAACCCGGCGATCCAGGCGGTTGCCGCTGACGCCGATGCTCGCCTGCGTACGTTCCTCAAGAACCTCGAATCCGCTGCACGGGCGTAA
- a CDS encoding cytochrome c oxidase assembly protein, translating to MTLWAMMPSVEPGDPVAGMTGQMWMPTLPPTLGRVLAWHPQPIPILPVIVLLLLALYGVGVVLLHRRGIRWPVARMIWWSLGMATILLVTATGIEGYGMELFSIHMVQHMVLNMLAPIFLVLGAPVTLLLRALPAGSGRRGGVRRAVLWLLHSRGAVFLMHPAVAFGLFVMSLYGLYFTPIFDYLMGTLWGHNLMLIHFLLIGFIYFWGIIGVDPSARTSSRGLLATAGPALPVIELAATVPFHAFFGVVVMMSTELLVTFYAMPMPAWQVSPLTDQATGGGIAWGFTELPTLLVLGALVVKSQRSDRRTSKAAERRRVRDGDAELADYNDYLLSLNRGNSSRP from the coding sequence CACTCGGGCGTGTACTCGCCTGGCACCCACAACCGATTCCGATTCTGCCGGTGATCGTGTTGCTCCTGCTCGCGCTGTACGGCGTCGGCGTGGTTCTCCTCCACCGGAGAGGCATCCGTTGGCCCGTCGCGCGGATGATTTGGTGGTCACTAGGGATGGCAACAATCCTTCTTGTCACGGCCACCGGGATCGAAGGCTATGGGATGGAGCTTTTCAGCATCCACATGGTCCAGCACATGGTCCTCAACATGCTCGCTCCCATATTTCTGGTCCTCGGAGCCCCGGTGACGCTGTTGCTCCGGGCACTACCGGCCGGATCCGGACGGCGCGGGGGCGTGCGGCGAGCTGTTCTCTGGCTCCTCCATTCCCGGGGCGCGGTCTTCCTGATGCATCCGGCCGTGGCTTTTGGACTATTCGTCATGAGCTTGTACGGGCTGTATTTCACGCCGATCTTTGACTACCTGATGGGCACGTTGTGGGGGCACAACCTGATGCTCATTCATTTCCTGCTCATCGGGTTCATCTACTTTTGGGGAATCATTGGCGTTGACCCATCGGCGCGCACATCCTCGCGGGGGCTTCTGGCAACAGCGGGACCCGCGCTGCCGGTGATTGAACTGGCCGCCACGGTGCCATTTCACGCCTTTTTCGGCGTCGTGGTCATGATGTCGACGGAACTTCTGGTCACGTTCTACGCGATGCCGATGCCCGCGTGGCAGGTCTCCCCGCTGACTGACCAAGCTACCGGCGGCGGTATTGCCTGGGGGTTCACTGAGCTTCCGACGCTACTCGTTCTCGGAGCACTGGTCGTGAAATCCCAACGATCGGACCGACGCACCAGCAAAGCGGCAGAGAGACGTCGGGTTCGCGACGGTGACGCGGAACTCGCCGACTACAACGACTACCTGCTGTCACTGAACCGAGGCAATAGCTCGAGGCCATGA